One window of the Mytilus galloprovincialis chromosome 14, xbMytGall1.hap1.1, whole genome shotgun sequence genome contains the following:
- the LOC143059084 gene encoding uncharacterized protein LOC143059084: MTTDYRYLKIEMDNKNDLQSLSYKLYHHLSNYVVGSEKVVKYRRYVYKCFDDFFRLGIDNTKIISSGSRAEGIALNNSDIDLMYYLDCFVVDESFANEEENSLLLDTDNALPGFALLKFPRKSDTIEPEDTCVINTSTGLFLSNEFAKQQLFQLVTNATMIKLLSKFCSNDVINIHGPAVSYSDGCIDIDMVACLSCRKWPSVANNWLQRIRSSKWPSFDLLTEIRNEEVLLVPVGSKTDSDEGSILEWRLSFSLVEKVLVHSFSHCQLMCYALLKILLKEVIDEHIVVNKVLCSYYMKTVLFWVLDEIDRSYWTHANLLKCLSICLNRLQYFIFCNYIPNYFIPEHNMFSGKVSEEIRKHLEIFMSNLLKRNIWEVLLTSKSLSGLQNNMYDISKPIQVISDFDKTMLTTYFLNNFPTLFLTHTKRSLYFFVNRIQNGLCPKSLKNIYAIALLEFSKNIALSIRMPSIDSVSTYSSNKHYYSAYKKSVCHLLLNVNSDAMSGWLLLGAFFYSSQEYRKMNSLLNLSGEILSRDLNVLYSRWNLPSFQQIHSNKLLDRGGPFLKRLRHSFNRSVYVCSSVYRNDSFAFHKDLSFSDIFFYMGTAKVFKSFLSFLNVYKQNNIEDTKSALLLLQEVVENHPTSDVWLVLANHLLLLKALTLSGNMEDYYFYRMFAIVNSLDVTGNSKTFFENIKQSIYSMMQNLA, translated from the coding sequence atGACTACAGAttatagatatttaaaaatagaaatggaTAATAAGAATGATCTACAATCATTGTCTTACAAATTGTATCATCACCTTTCGAACTATGTTGTTGGATCTGAAAAGGTTGTGAAATATAGAAGATATGTCTATAAATGCTTTGATGACTTCTTTAGACTGGGCATTGACAACACTAAAATAATTAGCAGTGGGAGTAGGGCAGAGGGCATTGCCCTAAATAACAGTGACATTGATTTGATGTATTATTTGGATTGCTTCGTGGTTGACGAAAGTTTTGCGAACGAAGAGGAAAACAGCTTACTTCTTGACACAGATAATGCTTTGCCTGGGTTTGCCTTGTTAAAATTTCCTCGAAAGAGTGATACAATTGAGCCTGAGGATACTTGTGTAATAAATACAAGTACTGGATTATTCCTGTCAAACGAATTTGCAAAACAACAATTATTCCAATTGGTTACAAACGCGACAATGATCAAGTTGTTGTCGAAATTTTGTTCGAACGATGTTATAAACATTCACGGTCCAGCCGTTTCTTATTCAGATGGATGTATTGATATAGACATGGTTGCGTGCCTGTCATGCCGTAAATGGCCTTCTGTTGCAAACAATTGGTTACAGCGGATAAGGTCTTCTAAATGGccttcatttgatttgttaacaGAAATTCGGAATGAAGAAGTGTTATTAGTACCTGTTGGGAGTAAGACTGATTCTGATGAAGGTAGCATTTTAGAATGGAGATTGTCATTTTCTTTAGTTGAAAAGGTGTTAGTCCATTCATTCAGTCATTGTCAACTGATGTGTTACGCATTGTTAAAAATTTTACTTAAAGAAGTAATTGACGAACACATTGTTGTTAACAAAGTATTGTGTTCATATTACATGAAAACGGTACTTTTCTGGGTCTTAGACGAAATCGATCGATCATATTGGACTCATGCAaacttgttaaaatgtttatcaatATGCCTTAATCGActacaatattttatattttgtaattatattCCAAATTATTTCATACCAGAACATAATATGTTTAGTGGAAAAGTTTCAGAAGAAATTCGAAAAcatcttgaaatatttatgtCAAATCTTCTCAAAAGAAATATATGGGAAGTACTATTGACATCAAAGTCTCTTTCTGGGTTACAAAACAACATGTATGATATTTCAAAACCAATTCAAGTCATTTCTGATTTTGATAAAACTATGCTTACAACgtattttcttaataattttcCAACACTATTTTTGACACATACAAAAAGATCATTGTATTTCTTTGTGAACAGAATTCAAAATGGGCTCTGTccaaaatctttgaaaaatatttatgcaaTTGCTTTACTAGAATTCAGTAAAAATATAGCTCTGTCTATTAGAATGCCTTCAATTGATTCTGTTTCTACATACAGCAGTAATAAGCATTATTACTCAGCATACAAAAAAAGTGTATGTCATCTACTGCTGAATGTCAATAGCGATGCTATGTCTGGTTGGTTACTTCTCGGAGCATTTTTCTACTCATCTCAGGAATATAGGAAGATGAATTCCTTATTAAATCTCTCTGGGGAGATTTTATCTCGCGATTTAAATGTGTTGTATTCAAGGTGGAACTTACCCTCATTCCAGCAAATACATAGTAATAAACTATTGGATCGGGGTGGACCATTCCTTAAAAGGTTAAGACATTCTTTCAACAGATCAGTATATGTGTGTAGCAGTGTATACCGTAACGATAGCTTTGCCTTCCATAAAGATTTGtccttttcagatatttttttttacatgggaACTGCAAAAGTATTTAAAAGTTTCctttcatttttaaatgtttataagcAAAATAATATTGAAGACACGAAGAGTGCTCTATTGTTGTTACAAGAAGTTGTTGAAAATCATCCGACATCAGATGTATGGTTAGTATTGGCTAATCACCTTTTATTGCTCAAAGCACTTACATTGAGTGGTAATATGGAAGACTATTATTTTTACAGAATGTTTGCAATTGTAAATTCTTTAGATGTTACAGGAAATTCaaagacattttttgaaaatattaagcaAT